In Synechococcales cyanobacterium T60_A2020_003, the sequence AGCGTTTATCCGGCATTCGCTGTATTGCCACCCAGCAAAACGCCACGCCGCCCAGTGATGCCGTGTTAACCGCTATGGCACTGCAACGATTGGATGCCCTGGCGTTGCTGACCCTATCAGGAGGCGGGTTTCAGCGTCGAGGAGGGGGTTCGACAGGTTATGTGCGCGAAACCTATCTGGCTCACCTCGTCCCTGATCCAAACGCTCGCTGGAGCGTATCACCTGCCATGAGTTTAGACGTGTTGGGCGAGCAGGATTTCCTGGATCTGGCTGAAGGCTTAGAGGAAGAATTTCGACGACTGTTTACCGCGCAGCAGGTCGATACCGACCACGATCGCGTTTTGATTGTCGGTCTAGTCACCCAGGAGTACTCGGCACGGCAAGTTCAAGATATTTTGGATGAATTGGGTCGGTTAGTCGAAACGGCAGGGGGAGAGGTGTTGCAAGTCCTAAAGCAGCAGCGATCGCGCCCCCATCCCCAAACGGTCGTGGGCGAAGGGAAGGTCGAAGAGATTGCCCTTGCTGCCCAAACCCTGGGAGCCAATCTGGTGGTGTTTGATCGGGATCTATCACCTGCCCAAGTGCGGAACCTGGAAAACCGCATTGGCGTACGGGTGGTCGATCGCACCGAAGTCATTCTCGATATCTTTGCCCAACGCGCCAAGTCGGGAGCTGGGAAACTCCAGGTGGAACTGGCGCAGTTGGAATATATGATGCCTCGGCTAGCCGGACGAGGTCGCACCATGTCTCGCTTGGGTGGGGGGATCGGAACCCGTGGCCCTGGGGAAACCAAGTTAGAAACCGAACGACGAGCCATCCAACGCCGTATTTCTCGCCTCCAGCAAGAGGTAAACCAGCTTCAAGCGCATCGGGCACGCCTACGCCGACAACGACAGCACAACGATGTTCCCTCCATTGCCGTGGTGGGGTACACCAATGCTGGAAAATCTACGTTACTAAATGCCCTAACGAATGCCGAAGTATACACGGCGGATCAGCTCTTTGCTACCCTCGATCCCACCACCCGCCGCCTGACGGTTAATGATGCTGACAACAATGAACCTATATCGATCCTACTCACAGATACGGTGGGATTTATCCACGAACTACCACCGTCCCTAGTCGATGCGTTTCGCGCCACCCTGGAAGAAGTGACCGAAGCCGATGCGCTACTGCATGTGGTGGATCTGTCCCATCCAGCTTGGCAGACCCAAATCCAAGCGGTGATGCAGATTCTGACGCAAATGCCGATTACGCCAGG encodes:
- the hflX gene encoding GTPase HflX yields the protein MIPLIPKVAYRWGKCQGRSRDDPSVIFNLECCRTLFRSGVPIETIYGTLQGLKPSQIKQLKRLYHERLPGNRVTTPEFAQRIAAVSTDIDQPVCVYVNRRGQVIRVGVGTPRQTQIPPMELPRYGAERLSGIRCIATQQNATPPSDAVLTAMALQRLDALALLTLSGGGFQRRGGGSTGYVRETYLAHLVPDPNARWSVSPAMSLDVLGEQDFLDLAEGLEEEFRRLFTAQQVDTDHDRVLIVGLVTQEYSARQVQDILDELGRLVETAGGEVLQVLKQQRSRPHPQTVVGEGKVEEIALAAQTLGANLVVFDRDLSPAQVRNLENRIGVRVVDRTEVILDIFAQRAKSGAGKLQVELAQLEYMMPRLAGRGRTMSRLGGGIGTRGPGETKLETERRAIQRRISRLQQEVNQLQAHRARLRRQRQHNDVPSIAVVGYTNAGKSTLLNALTNAEVYTADQLFATLDPTTRRLTVNDADNNEPISILLTDTVGFIHELPPSLVDAFRATLEEVTEADALLHVVDLSHPAWQTQIQAVMQILTQMPITPGPILLAFNKLDQVDSDTLAIAQEEYPQAVFISARDRLGLETLRQRLALLVDYATANSTTAS